In Streptomyces chartreusis NRRL 3882, the following are encoded in one genomic region:
- a CDS encoding ABC transporter substrate-binding protein, whose translation MSASSNMNWDRRNVLRAAMGLAAAGGLAACGSNTGRSSGGSGDGLVQYFHAYGEAGVEQAVKRYAKAYKDANVTTQWITGNNYEQKLFAALLTKNAPDVFEFHPQIQLIKSGQVADLTDIIEPVKDDFNQADIKSHTVDGKIYGVRMIDDPQFLFYRPSLFKKAGVEVPTTLEELIEAADKLTTSKVKGIFLGNDLTSIDRPLIWSAGADTLTADNKPAFNTDAVAEGLKQLRGLFTSGNLLLDAPADSWDPSAFIQGLTAIQWCGMWAMPAMQKALGDDIGIFPFPKVGSAGKQSVYNGGWSMFVNAKSKNVEAAKEYVKWLWIDQKQYQEDFATSYGFHIPPRASLAASATKLKSGLPAEGVKLFNEFGHFDNIGWTQAMIAAFWDVIANTVRKNGDPKAQLDACEKKVNAELKKLFG comes from the coding sequence ATGTCGGCATCGAGCAACATGAACTGGGACCGCCGAAACGTACTGCGGGCCGCGATGGGCCTGGCCGCCGCCGGCGGGCTTGCCGCGTGCGGCAGCAACACCGGCCGGAGCAGCGGAGGTTCGGGCGACGGCCTCGTCCAGTACTTCCACGCGTACGGCGAGGCCGGCGTCGAGCAGGCCGTCAAGCGGTACGCGAAGGCGTACAAGGACGCCAACGTGACCACGCAGTGGATCACCGGCAACAACTACGAGCAGAAACTCTTCGCGGCACTGCTCACCAAGAACGCGCCCGACGTCTTCGAGTTCCACCCGCAGATCCAGCTCATCAAGAGTGGTCAGGTGGCCGACCTGACCGACATCATCGAGCCGGTCAAGGACGACTTCAACCAGGCCGACATCAAGTCGCACACGGTGGACGGCAAGATATACGGCGTCCGGATGATCGACGACCCGCAGTTCCTCTTCTACCGGCCTTCACTGTTCAAGAAGGCCGGGGTCGAGGTGCCGACCACCCTGGAAGAGCTGATCGAAGCCGCCGACAAGCTGACCACCAGCAAGGTCAAGGGCATCTTCCTCGGCAACGACCTGACCTCGATCGACCGCCCGCTGATCTGGTCGGCCGGCGCCGACACGCTCACCGCGGACAACAAGCCCGCCTTCAACACCGACGCCGTCGCCGAGGGCCTCAAGCAGCTGCGCGGTCTTTTCACCAGCGGCAACCTGCTCCTCGACGCCCCCGCCGACTCGTGGGACCCGTCGGCCTTCATCCAGGGCCTCACCGCGATCCAGTGGTGCGGCATGTGGGCCATGCCGGCCATGCAGAAGGCACTCGGCGACGACATCGGCATCTTCCCGTTCCCGAAGGTCGGCTCGGCCGGCAAGCAGTCGGTCTACAACGGCGGCTGGTCGATGTTCGTCAACGCCAAGAGCAAGAACGTCGAGGCGGCCAAGGAATACGTGAAGTGGCTGTGGATCGACCAGAAGCAGTACCAGGAGGACTTCGCCACCTCCTACGGCTTCCACATCCCACCGCGCGCCTCGCTCGCCGCGTCCGCGACCAAGCTGAAGTCCGGTCTGCCGGCCGAGGGGGTCAAGCTCTTCAACGAGTTCGGCCACTTCGACAACATCGGCTGGACGCAGGCCATGATCGCCGCGTTCTGGGACGTGATCGCCAACACCGTCCGCAAGAACGGCGACCCGAAGGCCCAGCTCGACGCGTGTGAGAAGAAGGTCAACGCCGAACTCAAGAAGCTCTTCGGATAG
- a CDS encoding hydroxyacid dehydrogenase encodes MSQRPQALFAMTAENVPQVFPPEVLARLRESVDIDPALVARDFTDPGVRDVLARTEILVTGWGCPRLDEAVLDAAPRLRAVLHSAGSVKSFATPEIWRRGIAVSSAAAANALPVAEYTLAMILLAGKDVLAARDRMRATRTSSGWGVVPGIGNYGRSVGIIGASRIGRRVLELLRPFDLRPALTDPYVDEREAAALGVPLLPLDDLLRTSDIVTVHAPETPETHHMIGRRELALMPDGAVLINTARGALVDHDALVAELRAGRLSAILDVTDPEPLPADSPLYDLPGAFVTPHLAGSQGNELARLGRTVAEEAERLLTGGKPAYAVDLAALERAA; translated from the coding sequence TTGAGCCAGCGCCCCCAGGCACTGTTCGCCATGACCGCCGAGAACGTGCCGCAGGTCTTCCCGCCCGAGGTGCTGGCCCGGCTGCGGGAGTCCGTGGACATCGATCCGGCGCTCGTGGCGCGGGACTTCACCGACCCGGGGGTGCGCGACGTGCTGGCCCGGACCGAGATCCTGGTGACCGGCTGGGGCTGTCCCCGGCTCGACGAGGCGGTCCTCGACGCGGCTCCCCGGCTGCGCGCCGTGCTGCACTCGGCAGGCTCGGTCAAGTCCTTCGCCACCCCCGAGATCTGGCGCCGCGGCATCGCCGTCTCCTCGGCCGCCGCCGCCAACGCGCTGCCGGTCGCCGAGTACACGCTCGCCATGATCCTGCTCGCCGGGAAGGACGTCCTCGCCGCCCGCGACCGGATGCGCGCCACCCGCACCTCCTCCGGCTGGGGTGTCGTCCCCGGCATCGGCAACTACGGCCGCAGCGTCGGGATCATCGGCGCCTCCCGCATCGGCCGCCGCGTCCTCGAACTGCTCCGCCCCTTCGACCTGCGGCCCGCCCTCACCGACCCGTACGTCGACGAGCGGGAGGCCGCCGCGCTCGGCGTCCCCCTGCTGCCGCTGGACGACCTGCTGCGCACGTCCGACATCGTCACCGTGCACGCCCCGGAGACGCCCGAGACCCACCACATGATCGGCCGCCGCGAACTGGCCCTGATGCCCGACGGGGCGGTACTGATCAACACCGCACGCGGCGCCCTGGTCGACCACGACGCCCTCGTGGCGGAACTGCGCGCCGGGCGCCTGAGCGCGATCCTCGACGTCACGGACCCCGAGCCGCTGCCCGCCGACTCGCCCCTCTACGACCTGCCCGGAGCCTTCGTCACCCCGCACCTCGCGGGCTCCCAGGGCAACGAGCTGGCCCGCCTCGGCCGGACGGTCGCGGAGGAGGCGGAACGGCTGCTGACCGGGGGGAAACCGGCGTACGCGGTCGACCTCGCGGCGCTGGAGCGCGCGGCCTGA
- a CDS encoding helix-turn-helix transcriptional regulator gives MDGVPEPHTGWTFLTNHARVLAAIADNHSARIRDIAAHCRLTERAVQKIIADLEQDGYLSHTREGRTNTYRIDPAKVLRHPAEAGLTVASLLSLLVKDEADRATTPGDHSRPHATT, from the coding sequence ATGGATGGAGTACCCGAGCCACACACCGGATGGACGTTTCTCACCAACCATGCCCGGGTGCTGGCGGCCATCGCCGACAACCACAGCGCCCGTATCCGGGACATCGCGGCCCACTGCCGGCTCACCGAACGCGCCGTCCAGAAGATCATCGCCGACCTGGAGCAGGACGGTTATCTCTCCCACACCAGGGAGGGCCGCACCAACACCTACCGGATCGACCCCGCCAAGGTGCTGCGTCACCCCGCCGAGGCCGGTCTCACCGTGGCGTCGCTGCTCTCCCTGCTCGTCAAGGACGAGGCCGACCGCGCCACGACCCCCGGCGACCACAGCCGGCCGCACGCCACGACCTGA
- a CDS encoding ROK family transcriptional regulator: protein MGTPVKRTSRDIRTANRYEVLRQIIAESPTSRQELAAATGLSLATVATLVGELLDLRMITEVGFEDSAGGRPRGLVAVNSSGGALIGVDIAETYVHVELFDLGLNVLARAEEDVRASESLPEQVVGHVATAVGSVVTQAGIEGARVLGVGVSVPGQVDRATGTSEYAPNWDWHDVPLLDLLTEHIAYPLYLDNPLRASAVAELWFGAARGRGNAVVVNLGTGVGAGLVLGGGLHRGVSNSAGEWGHTTMVLDGRLCRCGNHGCVETYVGARGIMLNLREIGPDSALLHPDDQTATIDALARGVAADDPVARRAVQETARYLGAGVADLVNLFNPEIVVLSSWVARTLGEPLLHEVREAVARHALPRPLAATEIVLSPIPTDPVCLGAATFALEGALQAVGQRNGTRTTRARSRTTAPPS from the coding sequence ATGGGCACCCCGGTGAAGCGCACGTCACGTGACATCCGCACCGCGAACCGCTACGAGGTGCTCCGCCAGATCATCGCCGAGTCACCGACTTCCCGGCAGGAGCTGGCGGCAGCCACCGGCCTCAGTCTCGCCACGGTCGCCACACTCGTCGGCGAGCTGCTCGACCTCCGCATGATCACGGAGGTCGGCTTCGAGGACTCGGCCGGCGGCCGCCCCCGGGGCCTGGTGGCGGTCAACTCCTCGGGCGGCGCGCTGATCGGCGTCGACATCGCCGAGACGTACGTCCACGTCGAGCTGTTCGACCTGGGGCTGAACGTCCTCGCCCGCGCCGAGGAGGACGTCCGCGCCAGCGAGAGCCTGCCGGAGCAGGTCGTGGGCCATGTGGCCACCGCGGTCGGCTCGGTGGTCACCCAGGCCGGCATCGAGGGCGCCCGGGTGCTCGGGGTCGGGGTGAGCGTGCCGGGGCAGGTGGACCGCGCCACCGGCACCTCGGAGTACGCGCCCAACTGGGACTGGCACGACGTACCACTGCTCGACCTGCTCACCGAGCACATCGCCTATCCCCTGTACCTGGACAACCCGCTGCGCGCCAGCGCGGTGGCCGAGTTGTGGTTCGGGGCCGCGCGCGGACGGGGGAACGCCGTCGTGGTCAACCTCGGGACCGGCGTCGGCGCCGGGCTCGTCCTGGGCGGCGGACTGCACCGCGGCGTGAGCAACAGCGCCGGCGAGTGGGGCCACACCACGATGGTGCTGGACGGACGCCTGTGCCGCTGCGGCAACCACGGCTGCGTGGAGACGTACGTCGGCGCGCGCGGCATCATGCTGAACCTGCGCGAGATCGGCCCCGACAGCGCGCTGCTGCACCCGGACGACCAGACGGCGACCATCGACGCCCTGGCCCGCGGGGTCGCGGCGGACGACCCGGTGGCCCGCCGGGCCGTTCAGGAGACCGCGCGCTATCTGGGCGCCGGCGTCGCCGACCTGGTGAACCTGTTCAACCCCGAGATCGTCGTGCTGAGCAGCTGGGTCGCCCGCACCCTGGGCGAACCGCTGCTGCACGAGGTGCGCGAGGCCGTCGCCCGGCACGCGCTCCCGCGGCCGCTGGCCGCCACCGAGATCGTCCTCTCCCCGATCCCCACCGACCCGGTGTGCCTGGGCGCGGCCACGTTCGCGCTCGAAGGCGCGCTCCAGGCCGTCGGGCAGAGAAACGGCACACGCACCACCCGCGCGAGGAGCCGCACCACCGCTCCACCCTCGTAG
- a CDS encoding carbohydrate ABC transporter permease has product MTTTAPDISKVTKPAKVRRGGGVMGSTGLYIATGVAALLFLIPFYLIVRNALMTDPEITGESWKWFPTSIQWGNVTEPFDDVTVDFAQSLWNSVVVAVLHTAGILLICSMAGYGLARIPYKHANKVFYAVLVTLMVPTAVTFVPSFVLVSSLGWVDSYRGLIIPGLFSGFTCFLFRQYFLGFPKELEEAARVDGLGYWGAYWRIVVPNSLNFFAAIATITFINGWNSFLWPLVIGQDPSAWTVQVALSSYMTNQTVNYHLIFMATAISILPLIFVFLFLQRWLVQGIAQTGIKG; this is encoded by the coding sequence GTGACCACCACAGCACCCGACATCAGCAAGGTGACGAAGCCGGCCAAGGTCAGGCGCGGCGGCGGCGTCATGGGCAGCACCGGTCTGTACATCGCGACGGGCGTCGCCGCCCTCCTCTTCCTGATCCCCTTCTATCTGATCGTCCGCAACGCGCTGATGACGGACCCGGAGATCACGGGTGAGAGCTGGAAGTGGTTCCCCACTTCCATCCAGTGGGGCAACGTCACCGAGCCGTTCGACGACGTCACCGTCGACTTCGCGCAGTCCCTGTGGAACTCCGTGGTCGTCGCCGTCCTCCACACGGCGGGAATCCTGCTGATCTGCTCGATGGCCGGCTACGGCCTCGCCCGCATCCCGTACAAGCACGCCAACAAGGTGTTCTACGCCGTTCTGGTGACCCTGATGGTTCCGACGGCGGTCACCTTCGTGCCGAGCTTCGTGCTGGTCTCGTCGCTCGGCTGGGTGGACAGTTACCGGGGTCTCATCATCCCGGGCCTCTTCAGTGGTTTCACGTGCTTCCTGTTCCGGCAGTACTTCCTGGGGTTCCCGAAGGAGCTGGAGGAGGCGGCGCGCGTGGACGGGCTCGGCTACTGGGGCGCCTACTGGCGGATCGTCGTGCCGAACTCGCTGAACTTCTTCGCGGCCATCGCCACGATCACCTTCATCAACGGCTGGAACTCCTTCCTGTGGCCCCTGGTCATCGGCCAGGATCCCAGCGCCTGGACAGTCCAGGTGGCGCTGTCGTCATATATGACGAACCAGACCGTCAACTACCACCTGATCTTCATGGCGACCGCCATCTCGATCCTGCCCCTGATCTTCGTCTTCCTCTTCCTCCAGCGCTGGCTGGTGCAGGGGATCGCCCAGACCGGCATCAAGGGCTGA
- a CDS encoding carbohydrate ABC transporter permease, whose product MSTTTTRGVAQPAPAKVSKTRPRRGLRANSTFNFWLFTGPFLIGLVIFVFVPIGWSIWLSFFEARFTVTPSEFVGFDNYKQILTDTNFRNSLVTFTVFAAFIVPATWALSLGLALLVNRLRFMRAFFRSVFFLPTAVSYVAAALIWKMSIFNGVRFGLANTVLGWFGIDNIAWLANPDPPWYWLVIVTVRLWLQSGFYMILFIAALQNIPRELYEAAAIDGAKPGWQTFRHITLPQLRATSTAVILLLLVAAYQAFDEFFNLLGKATWGQPPLVELYKMALGQNQNYGAGSAGAVVLTLLICVVTLLQGKIMGFGRGEESK is encoded by the coding sequence ATGTCGACCACCACCACACGCGGGGTCGCCCAGCCCGCCCCGGCCAAGGTCTCCAAGACCCGGCCGAGGCGGGGCCTGAGGGCGAACAGCACCTTCAACTTCTGGCTATTCACCGGGCCGTTCCTGATCGGCCTGGTGATATTCGTCTTCGTGCCGATCGGCTGGAGCATCTGGCTCAGCTTCTTCGAGGCGCGCTTCACCGTGACGCCGAGCGAGTTCGTCGGTTTCGACAACTACAAGCAGATCCTGACGGACACGAACTTCCGGAACTCGCTGGTCACGTTCACCGTGTTCGCCGCGTTCATCGTGCCCGCCACCTGGGCCCTCTCGCTGGGTCTGGCACTGCTGGTCAACCGGCTGCGGTTCATGCGGGCGTTCTTCCGGTCGGTGTTCTTCCTGCCGACCGCGGTCAGCTATGTCGCCGCCGCGCTGATCTGGAAGATGTCCATCTTCAACGGCGTCCGCTTCGGTCTGGCCAACACGGTCCTCGGCTGGTTCGGCATCGACAACATCGCGTGGCTGGCCAACCCCGACCCGCCCTGGTACTGGCTGGTCATCGTGACCGTCCGCCTCTGGCTCCAGTCGGGCTTCTACATGATCCTGTTCATCGCGGCGCTGCAGAACATCCCGCGGGAGCTGTACGAGGCGGCCGCCATCGACGGCGCCAAGCCGGGCTGGCAGACTTTCCGGCACATCACCCTGCCCCAGCTCAGGGCCACCTCCACCGCGGTGATCCTGCTCCTGCTGGTCGCCGCGTACCAGGCCTTCGACGAGTTCTTCAACCTGCTCGGCAAGGCCACCTGGGGCCAGCCCCCACTGGTCGAGCTCTACAAGATGGCCCTCGGCCAGAACCAGAACTACGGCGCGGGCAGCGCGGGCGCGGTCGTGCTGACCCTGCTCATCTGCGTCGTCACACTGCTCCAGGGCAAGATCATGGGCTTCGGAAGGGGTGAGGAGTCCAAGTGA
- a CDS encoding cellulose-binding domain-containing protein, protein MPDLPTPQDAAEAALFSECWDAVLAYADLCTSGSTAAAQLGREAFAQGTREARAAETGPVRSAGRRAARLPRIPLLLTAVRTTAAAWEEEGQGHKLDPDLRLWLNSDKAARYTGPPLKRPLALRGLRDLQQADAELLWLAEVEALPLSVVARRLGLDPATAADELQQVRTLFRDRCHRNHLDTPMDARCRSYARLLDAVTRSSAADAPGDLSRHLATCVQCAEAAACLRLHGGGLPGALAGGVIGWGGLAYLERRRRAAEVRLGAGRPDAADEATGEPEDGEQKARVARNGLLVAAVLVSVLALGVSMMPFGGSGDDLGARGDAGRQPVADPNPDPPLPSAPDLPPATSKPADNATENTGKSEKPAKPEGRSRHTEPQGTSAPTGDDESEKPTCRVEYDLVNQWPDGFQATVTVTSSEPLDSWRVSWSFRDGQQVGQMWDASVSQDGSRVTATAADYNKSVPAGGDLAFGFLSSWHGKNSPPYDFTLNGQDCAKSS, encoded by the coding sequence ATGCCCGACCTGCCGACCCCTCAGGACGCCGCCGAGGCCGCGCTGTTCTCCGAGTGCTGGGACGCGGTCCTCGCGTACGCCGATCTGTGCACGTCCGGCTCCACCGCCGCCGCACAGCTGGGCCGCGAGGCGTTCGCGCAGGGCACGCGCGAGGCCCGTGCGGCCGAAACCGGCCCGGTCAGAAGCGCCGGCCGCCGCGCGGCCCGGCTGCCCCGGATACCCCTGCTGCTGACCGCCGTACGCACCACGGCCGCAGCCTGGGAAGAGGAGGGGCAGGGCCACAAGCTCGACCCCGACCTGCGCCTGTGGCTCAATTCGGACAAGGCCGCCCGCTACACCGGCCCGCCCCTGAAGCGCCCGCTCGCGCTGCGCGGCCTGCGCGACCTCCAGCAGGCCGACGCCGAACTGCTGTGGCTGGCCGAGGTGGAGGCGCTGCCGCTGTCCGTGGTCGCCCGCCGCCTGGGCCTCGACCCGGCCACCGCCGCCGACGAACTCCAGCAGGTGCGCACCCTGTTCCGGGACCGCTGCCACCGCAACCACCTCGACACCCCGATGGACGCCCGGTGCCGCAGCTACGCCCGGCTGCTGGACGCCGTCACCCGCTCCTCGGCCGCCGACGCCCCGGGCGACCTCTCCCGGCACCTCGCCACCTGCGTCCAGTGCGCCGAGGCCGCCGCCTGTCTGCGGCTGCACGGCGGCGGACTGCCCGGGGCACTGGCCGGCGGGGTGATCGGCTGGGGCGGCCTCGCCTACCTGGAGCGCCGCCGCCGCGCCGCCGAGGTACGGCTCGGCGCCGGCCGGCCCGACGCGGCGGACGAGGCGACGGGAGAACCGGAGGACGGGGAGCAGAAGGCACGCGTCGCCCGCAACGGCCTGCTCGTCGCCGCCGTCCTGGTCTCCGTCCTCGCGCTCGGCGTCTCGATGATGCCCTTCGGCGGCTCCGGCGACGACCTCGGGGCACGCGGCGACGCCGGCCGCCAGCCGGTGGCCGACCCCAACCCCGACCCGCCCCTGCCGTCCGCCCCCGACCTGCCTCCCGCGACCTCCAAGCCGGCCGACAACGCCACCGAGAACACGGGCAAGTCGGAGAAGCCCGCCAAGCCGGAGGGCAGGAGCCGCCACACGGAACCACAGGGCACCTCCGCCCCCACGGGAGACGACGAGAGCGAGAAGCCCACCTGCCGGGTCGAGTACGACCTGGTCAACCAGTGGCCCGACGGCTTCCAGGCCACCGTCACCGTCACCAGCAGCGAGCCCCTCGACTCCTGGCGCGTGTCCTGGTCCTTCCGCGACGGCCAGCAGGTCGGCCAGATGTGGGACGCCTCCGTCTCCCAGGACGGCTCCCGCGTCACCGCCACCGCCGCCGACTACAACAAGTCGGTCCCCGCGGGCGGCGACCTGGCCTTCGGCTTCCTGTCCTCCTGGCACGGCAAGAACTCCCCGCCGTACGACTTCACACTGAACGGCCAGGACTGCGCGAAAAGCAGTTGA
- a CDS encoding radical SAM protein, with translation MGSGSRTALVEDLMERFPHVPREAVFKEDLLRGGVAFDPSALSDNEGGEVKPKSYFIFSFDHSTLPELGEAALRRPPEEIILTGGPYDLRRTVVSVRVNPSSPYRVAADEDGVLGLYLDGKRISDVGVPPMPEYYRHTLANGKSVMEVAPTIQWGYLIYLTVFRVCQYFGAKEECQYCDINHNWRQHKAAGRPYTGVKDVEEVLEALEIIDRYDTAKASTAYTLTGGAITKTVSGRDEADFYGHYAKAIEERFPGRWIGKVVAQALPRDDVQRFKDYGVQIYHPNYEVWDEYLFKMYCPGKERYVGRDEWHKRILDSAEIFGARNVIPNFVAGVEMAEPFGFKTVDEAIDSTTEGLRFFMSHGITPRFTTWCPEPTTPLGKANPQGAPLEYHIRLLQAYRQTMEDFGLSSPPGYGPPGAGNAVFSVSSFMDSLPADEPTAV, from the coding sequence ATGGGCAGCGGCAGCCGTACCGCGCTGGTCGAGGATCTGATGGAGCGATTCCCGCACGTCCCGCGGGAGGCCGTCTTCAAGGAGGACCTGCTCCGGGGCGGCGTGGCCTTCGACCCGTCGGCGCTCAGCGACAACGAGGGCGGCGAGGTCAAGCCGAAGTCGTACTTCATCTTCTCCTTCGACCACAGCACCCTGCCCGAGCTGGGCGAGGCCGCGCTGCGCCGGCCGCCCGAGGAGATCATCCTCACCGGCGGCCCGTACGACCTGCGCCGGACCGTCGTCTCGGTGCGGGTGAACCCGTCCTCGCCGTACCGCGTCGCCGCCGACGAGGACGGCGTGCTCGGCCTCTACCTCGACGGCAAGCGGATCTCCGACGTCGGCGTGCCGCCGATGCCCGAGTACTACCGGCACACCCTCGCGAACGGGAAGTCGGTCATGGAGGTGGCCCCGACCATCCAGTGGGGCTACCTGATCTACCTGACCGTCTTCCGGGTCTGCCAGTACTTCGGCGCCAAGGAGGAGTGCCAGTACTGCGACATCAACCACAACTGGCGCCAGCACAAGGCCGCCGGGCGCCCGTACACCGGTGTGAAGGACGTCGAGGAGGTCCTGGAGGCCCTGGAGATCATCGACCGTTACGACACGGCGAAGGCCTCCACCGCCTACACCCTCACCGGCGGCGCCATCACCAAGACGGTCTCCGGCCGTGACGAGGCCGACTTCTACGGCCACTACGCCAAGGCCATCGAGGAGCGCTTCCCCGGCCGCTGGATCGGCAAGGTCGTGGCCCAGGCGCTGCCGCGCGACGACGTCCAGCGCTTCAAGGACTACGGCGTGCAGATCTACCACCCCAACTACGAGGTGTGGGACGAGTACCTCTTCAAGATGTACTGCCCGGGCAAGGAGCGCTACGTCGGCCGCGACGAGTGGCACAAGCGCATCCTCGACTCGGCCGAGATCTTCGGCGCGCGCAACGTCATCCCCAACTTCGTGGCGGGCGTGGAGATGGCCGAGCCGTTCGGCTTCAAGACGGTCGACGAGGCCATCGACTCGACCACCGAGGGCCTGCGCTTCTTCATGTCGCACGGCATCACGCCCCGCTTCACCACCTGGTGCCCGGAGCCCACGACGCCGCTGGGCAAGGCCAACCCCCAGGGCGCGCCGCTGGAGTACCACATCCGCCTGCTCCAGGCCTACCGGCAGACCATGGAGGACTTCGGCCTCTCCTCGCCCCCCGGCTACGGTCCCCCCGGCGCCGGCAACGCGGTCTTCTCCGTCAGCTCCTTCATGGACAGCCTGCCGGCGGACGAACCCACCGCTGTTTGA
- a CDS encoding D-arabinono-1,4-lactone oxidase has translation MDGTVTNWAGNITYAAKELHRPGSLTALRALVADSDRVRVLGSGHSFNEIAEPGAEGVLLSLAELPPEVDVDTAARTVRVGGGVRYAELARRVHGEGLALPNMASLPHISVAGSVATGTHGSGVLNGPLSAVVREVELVTADGSTVTIGRDEERFGGAVTALGALGVVTALTLDLEPAFEVEQHVFTELPFQGLDSGTFETVMATAYSVSLFTDWRAPGFRQVWLKRRSDQPLPAFPWAAPATEKMHPVPGMPAVNCTEQFGVPGPWHERLPHFRAEFVPSSGAELQSEYLLPRGHAVEMLHALDAIRETLAPVLQTCEVRTVAGDDQWLSPSYGRDTVAAHFTWVEDTAAVLPVVRRVEEALEPFGARPHWGKVFTLPASALRGLYPRLGDFRALARELDPEGTFANAFVRDVLGDTP, from the coding sequence ATGGACGGGACCGTGACCAACTGGGCGGGGAACATCACCTACGCGGCCAAGGAACTGCACCGGCCGGGCTCGCTCACCGCGCTGCGCGCGCTCGTCGCGGACAGCGACCGGGTGCGGGTGCTGGGCAGCGGACACTCGTTCAACGAGATCGCCGAGCCGGGCGCCGAGGGCGTCCTGCTGTCGCTCGCCGAGCTGCCCCCGGAGGTGGACGTCGACACGGCGGCCCGCACGGTCCGGGTCGGCGGCGGCGTGCGCTACGCGGAGCTGGCCCGCCGGGTGCACGGCGAGGGCCTGGCGCTGCCCAACATGGCGTCGCTGCCGCACATCTCGGTGGCCGGGTCGGTCGCGACCGGCACTCATGGCTCGGGCGTGCTCAACGGCCCGCTGTCGGCGGTCGTGCGCGAGGTGGAACTGGTCACGGCGGACGGTTCGACGGTGACCATAGGACGGGACGAGGAGCGGTTCGGCGGGGCCGTCACCGCCCTCGGGGCGCTGGGTGTCGTCACCGCGCTCACCCTCGACCTGGAGCCGGCCTTCGAGGTCGAGCAGCACGTGTTCACGGAGCTGCCCTTCCAGGGGCTGGACTCAGGGACGTTCGAGACGGTGATGGCGACGGCGTACAGCGTCAGCCTTTTCACGGACTGGCGCGCGCCGGGCTTCCGGCAGGTGTGGCTCAAGCGGCGCTCCGACCAGCCGCTGCCCGCCTTCCCGTGGGCCGCTCCCGCCACCGAGAAGATGCACCCCGTGCCGGGTATGCCCGCGGTCAACTGCACCGAGCAGTTCGGTGTGCCGGGGCCGTGGCACGAGCGGCTGCCGCACTTCCGGGCGGAGTTCGTCCCGAGCAGCGGGGCGGAGTTGCAGTCGGAGTACCTGCTGCCGCGCGGGCACGCCGTCGAGATGCTGCACGCGCTCGACGCGATCCGGGAGACCCTCGCCCCCGTCCTCCAGACCTGCGAGGTGCGCACGGTCGCCGGCGACGACCAGTGGCTGAGCCCCTCCTACGGCCGGGACACCGTGGCGGCGCACTTCACCTGGGTCGAGGACACGGCGGCGGTGCTGCCGGTGGTGCGGCGGGTCGAGGAGGCGCTGGAGCCGTTCGGGGCGCGTCCGCACTGGGGGAAGGTGTTCACCCTGCCGGCGTCCGCCCTGCGCGGGCTGTATCCGCGGCTCGGCGATTTCCGGGCGCTCGCGCGGGAGTTGGACCCGGAGGGGACCTTCGCCAACGCCTTCGTGCGGGATGTGCTGGGGGACACGCCCTAG
- a CDS encoding ANTAR domain-containing protein → MPDPARSHTQEGAVSAAGDSAPTEIPPCMATMDVVPDGDRMTVTVWGELDLGSRRLLPDLHDILTLSGSGIDLRLDAIGFCDCSGLNMLLDLRMRALDQGKTVAVRSSGRAVERLLDLTGTRALFAVPGPHEDAVGPTAAAPGPGAADDQDLRAEVAQLRRAMQTRPTIDLARGILMASFSLSPEAAWSVLVRTSQNTNTKLHHLARDLVGTIHGSTLPEPVQQQLAAAVASTSPRTEATACPATGAAAEDSD, encoded by the coding sequence ATGCCGGACCCTGCGCGGTCTCATACGCAGGAGGGCGCCGTATCCGCGGCGGGCGACAGCGCGCCGACGGAGATCCCGCCGTGCATGGCGACCATGGACGTCGTACCGGACGGCGACCGGATGACCGTCACCGTGTGGGGTGAACTCGACCTGGGCAGCCGGCGGCTGCTGCCGGATCTGCACGACATCCTCACGCTGTCGGGCAGCGGCATCGACCTGCGGCTGGACGCGATCGGGTTCTGCGACTGCTCCGGGCTCAACATGCTGCTGGACCTGCGCATGCGCGCCCTCGACCAGGGCAAGACGGTCGCCGTCCGCTCCAGCGGCCGCGCGGTCGAGCGCCTGCTCGACCTGACCGGCACCCGGGCGCTGTTCGCGGTCCCGGGCCCGCACGAGGACGCCGTAGGCCCCACCGCCGCCGCGCCCGGCCCGGGGGCGGCCGACGACCAGGACCTCCGCGCCGAAGTCGCCCAGCTGCGGCGGGCGATGCAGACCCGGCCGACCATCGACCTGGCCCGCGGCATCCTGATGGCCTCCTTCAGCCTGAGCCCCGAGGCGGCCTGGAGCGTGCTGGTCAGGACCTCCCAGAACACCAACACCAAGCTGCACCATCTGGCCCGGGACCTGGTGGGCACGATCCACGGCAGCACGCTGCCCGAGCCGGTGCAGCAGCAACTCGCGGCGGCCGTAGCGAGCACGAGCCCCCGGACCGAGGCGACGGCGTGCCCGGCGACCGGAGCCGCGGCGGAGGACAGCGACTGA